tcattgtttttgaaaccagtgaacAGCCTGTGAAAAATGCCTACTGGggattttattgctcaatctaattcatgctgataaaaaataaatccataggcctaatggacacacgCTCAAAGTTGCACACTTTTTAAATACTTAAAGGGACattctgtagttgctacatcaatttttggacttgacagccaattttttttctgaggtcttggctgatttcttttgattttcccatgatgttaagcaaagaggcactgagtttgaaggtaggtcttgaaatacatccacaggtacacctccgattgactcaaattatgtaaattagcctatcagaagcttctaaagccatgacatgattttctggaattttccaagctgtttaWaggcacagtcaacttagtgtatgtaaacttctgacccactggaattgtgatacagtgaatgataagtgaaataatctgtctgtaaacaattgttggaaaaattacttgtgtcaRgcacaaagtagatgtcctaaccgacttgccaaaactatagtttgttaacaagacatttgtggagtggttgaaaaacgagttttaatgactccaacctaagtgtatatatacagttccaacttcaactgtatatatatatatattcttgaagaatattgaagaatattcttgaagaatataagttATAAATCcttcatgagtttagttcaactgtcacactccatgagaacccaaagtattagtttgttttactccaatgtttgtaaacattgtaaatgtaaacaaacactgtacagcctcataacatggttcaaACAATAAttgttatatcatggatggtcagtccttgcatccatagctctgtcagaGGCGGGGCATCCGTTTTGGTATTGTTTCATCTSTAGATTTGCCCTTtgaacagctgcatattatcaagatatcaaagtgtcaccaacacaaaggtaaacaataggtctACAGCAAATGCAGCAMATGGCATTcattttttcacatgtaaatagcactttcagTAGTGGTCAAAGCATCaaattccatgagcgcagcatttgtttttcaacacaaatcaattggcggcaggtagcctagtggttagagcattggggcaGTAACCAAAatggttgctagattgaatccccgagctgccaaggtaaaaaatctgtcgttRtgcccctgaacaaggcagttaacccYctgttcctaggccgtcattgtaaataagaatttgttcttaYCTGACTTGCKTGGWTAAATAAAKattagggctggctaataagtcttcagttttggggttatgctcagacAAAATGTTTTGTCTAATCTATACWtccatatttccaagtcctattcttgaagatcaaggggtataacatttattggaatgactggaattctgatagactttgatTTTTAATGTAAAGACATAATTTKATCGTATTATTATTTGTAGTAGAAaacgatgggttagaagaagcctacataaccaacccataaagtaaaatgtaacatctgtatatggccagctatgtaaactttaacattgatttatcctgcaatagatgtcgttcaattggtaacatacatttttgtcttctatcttctaatgcctcttaaggggaaagtaatctaaaagtaacggaacgtaatcagattacgttactgagtttgggtaatccaaaagttacgttactgattacaattttggacaggtaactagtatctataacggattacatttagaatgtaACCTACCCAATTctgcatacagacagacatacaatgCAACATTTATATAAacctatactgtatgtatgtgcatttaaaaaaagtcaTTGGtaatcatcagcagcagcagcactactGTAAGATAGACCCTATGACCTCCCTGTTATTCTCTGTCTAGGGTCGCAGTTGGATGATGTTATCGAATGACATAAACCAACCCAATACTTTGACCTCCATTCTCTGATTCGCCTCAAAGGAAATGGATAGCATCTGAAGAACCGGGTCGCTCAACAGGGGACATGTGACAGTCAGCAACGCTGACAAAACAACAATCAATACTGTATATGATGGTCAACAATAAGTGGAGAACAGAAACTCTCTCCACCACCTCCGCCCACACCCAGGTGTGAGAACCAGGTGACACTATATCTGGGTCTCCTGATCCACTGATAATGCCTCTCAATGAGACAGCAATAAACCCACGTATATTTGGGAAACGCCATTCAAAATCCTCCATAACAATCTATTCAATAGTAGCACGAAACACTGTGTCCACTGGGAGTTTTAGGGAAACCAGACACCGGTGTCCTTTTAAAAACCTACCATTTTCACACAACGGCAAAGATGAGCTGGCTTCTTCCAGGACCTCTCATTCACACCCAAGGAAGAAACACTGACATGGCATTGTCTTTAACTTGTCACATGGGAGACTATTGAATGTGTTCTAGGTGCCCTCCGTTAGGAACCCTACTTCAGCCTGTGTTTTTGGGGTTGGGGTTTGTGTACATGAAATGGCCGTGGAGCTTTTCTCATCCATCTGCGGAAGGGTGGGTCCTCAGACAGGGAACCAATAGCACGGCAGCACCACCCCGCCTGCATTAAACTCCTACATAGTCTTAGAAGGATTCCCAAGTCTGCTCACCTACTGTAAGAACAAGGAAACAAGACGTGGGCTTCTTACAACGATACAGTAAGTACTGCCTTTCCTCCCTTCGCCCTCAGACTGTCTGGAGGCTCTCAGGTCTGGTGAGATAGGAGCTATGCAATGGTTATGGAATATACATAAAGCAATACGCTAATGATACTGAAGTTCTATATTGTCCATTTTGATGAGTGACCGCTTTGGATAAGCAAAAAGGCACTGTGTTGATAATATTTTACTTGAAATGTAAAAACCAATCCGATGGGAAAAGAACTGTAGATGAAAAAAAGTTTTAGAATGGGTGTAGGCTGCTTTAGCAAAATGCTTTATACGCAGAAAATAAKATCTGGGTACTGAGATCAACTATTGTTTACATGTTTTTATCAAAGATGGTGGAATGACCTATGAATATCAACCATTTTGCAGTTGACTAAACCAGTCAGGAAATGAAGGAGGTTGATGTAACTTTAGAGCACCATCTTGACGAAGCATTCTCAAAAAACTAACTAAAACTTCAGAGTCCTGAACGGGTTGAGTAGACTGTGAATGTTAGTCATCATGACCAGTGTGTGAACTACAAATATATTATGTTTCATGCAGCTGGTTCTCAGCAGAGAGCATAGCCATGCGATGCTTATAAACGTTTTCAAAAGTCTCTTTTCATTGTAATTTGAAGGTATGCTGTAGGACCAACAGTAACTGTCTATGTATTACAGATAATGAAGTTTGTTGCAGTGTCTGCTCTGTGCCTGTGGGGGGTGCTGTGCCTCTGTGCCAGTGTGAAGGCCATGGGGACTTTAGAGCTGATGCGGGATGCAGCAGGTAACAGAAAACCTCATGACGCCTCagttttttctcttttcttttgtaTGTTATCCACCCCAAACATATCTTAACAATCAAATGTAATGTCAAACTATTGGTCCTGCTTTGACAACTTTTGACCCctactctctgcctccctctacctcccctcccacCTTCCTCCCCTATCCTCCCCACTGTCCCCAGTGAGCTGGACTGGGGCCCTGCCCTGTGGGACGTGGGACTGTGAGTGTGCTTTCAACAGCCAGCGGGGCTGCTGCTGTGTGGCCAATGAGATGAGTATGCTGGAGGACCACACCTTCATGCGCATGGTGGACATGTGGGAGCAGCTCACCCGATTGGACAACGACATCAAGGAAGTCACAGGTACTGGAAAATACATCTGTTTCCTAGTTTGATTAAGTCAAATCCCTAATGTTCAAGTCCCAGGCTTCTAACTTCTTCTGTTCTCCTTCCCTCGTTCTGTGACTCAGGCAACAATAAGATTGCGTTCACCGCGGCGATGAGATCTAGAAGCGACTGCTTCGGGCCCTTCACTAGCAACGTGCCAATCCGCTACTACGCCATCTCTCTCAACCAGGGCAATGGATACAATGACGCTCTGGGTAGGACGCCACACTGCGTTGTCGCATCATTTCCCCACATACTTACTAGATaaataacataatacaaaataaaacacacatacacacactcacccattcacactccctctccatctccctgtgtgtgtcctctatcCAGGTACCTTCACCTCCCCCCGCGCTGGCCTCTACTCCTTCTCCTTCACGGCCTACTCCAACGTGGGCGTGGACGGCGAGCGTCTTTACCACAAGGTGCAGCTAATAAAGAACAACGAGGTGGTGGCCTCTGTGTGGGAGGACAACCGGGAGGACACGGAGGACAGCGCCACCCATTCGGTGCTGGTGTCTCTGCGCCAGGGCGACCAGGTGTACGTGGAGCTGCTCTCCGGCAGGAGTCTGTGTGGCAACACCAAGGAGTACAACAGGTTCAGCGGATACCTGGTCTACCCCTTCAcacaggagtagaggacagagttacacacacatgaacacacacatgaacacacacatgccaaaacaaacatgaaaacacacatacatgcatgaaTGCACACAAATATATACTGATatggcactcacacacacataatgttccaggtgtgtgtattgtgtgtgtgtgtgtgtgtgtgtctgtgcaccatTGTAACCAATGATATTCCATGTGCAGTTAAATTCAGACAGTCTGCCTGTGAAATAGTATTGCTTTGAACAAAATAAAAGCTGATTTGTTACATGAAGCAGGACATGTGTCATCTTGTGCtgtttatagttttttttaatggTCCTCCACAGGTGTAGTCTCATAGCGTCTAAATGAATGAATCTCTAAATGAATGCTGAGTTAATGAATAATAATGGTACGTATCACCAAATAGGCATACAAGTGGATGATAATGATTCTTAGGCTAGCTAACCTACGTGTTATTAACATTGGCTTGTATTTTGTTGTAGTTAGCATTATTATTTTGAATTTAATCAGGGTTCCCACAAGTCAGGGATTTTCTGTAATATCATGGCATGTTTAAATGTGCATTTCAGACTGGAAAAGTAATGCGATTTAATAGAATAATTGCAAAAAAAATGGGAATTGTAGGTCCTAATACGGATCAccgtttgaaaatgaaataagcCTATCTTGTATTTGCTGTTGTTTTATCACACTGCAATGCCCATTGTACTTTTGGTCTTTGTCTTAAAAATTCTTATTTGTAAACGCAagtcaattattttttttatgtatgaaTGGGAAACCTGTTTAATAAAGGCCACCAGTCCGTTTATTTAATACAAAAAAGTGAGATCAAATTTAGATGAGACCGTAAGCGTTCAGCTGCTTGGGAATTTTGGTCAAAAACCACGCCCGCACATTTACTTTGACGATAGACGCATAACGCTTTGATTGGACAGCAAAATGATTGTGGCGCGCGAAAGTCAGATCAGAGCAGGCTTCCTCAGGCAAGGGCTGCAGTCGAAACACGTTATTTTTACCCCCTCACGTTATTTTTACCCCCTCAGTCCTTGCACTATCCACTTTCCCTCGGGGGAATCCCCGTCGAAACCAGATGCAGTTTGATTGCCATCTTAAGTGGAGGTCCAATTCACAAACGTTACCCCCTCTTTGGTCACTTGCGAGGTTGATATGACCCACAATTCAATGCAAATTGTAGTCACATGTCAAACTCTGGTGGCTGTGAAGTGTCAAATGTAATCGACAAGGCTTCATTTTCAGCATGTCAGAAAAAAGTAtgaagctagcttgctaaatatatatatatatacatagatTTTAGCGCTGGCAAATTGGCTTAGTCTCGTAGTGAGGAGCCTATAAAACTTTGCTAGATTCATAAACATTTTTTTgcaattctgaaatgtattggaataaattaccaaactataaaactagcaagccagctatgggtaactgtagctagctacctgacaggaGTGCTGGCTAGATACGTTAGCTTACTAGGTACATTAATActtgtgaaggatggttttgttctctttttaacaaaaatatatgccttatagaaataggacatgttaatcacaaaacatagtgtGTTGCTAACCCAGCTATTATAGTGTTGCACAAACATAGCGGGAATGCAGTAAGGCTGTTgctaatctagggtgtcgactgtgctaaccacaaggttgagacaagatggaaaattactgaataacaagaaaacaggaactgagcaaTGTAGCAACCGACWACTCAGCTCAATCTTCACAACAAACACTtctggatcctgtgtgctgtgaggctgggaccagcctgggcaccaccgataggctagcaagtttaaaccacgctaagcctctactgtgacaggccaactctaaagttggaactacctCTGTCGCAGTATAAAAGAAGYtgtctgtactatttcagtcagttctctgctttaccctgcgtggtgatacagtgaacccgtatatacgaaaattgcatttaccatttatcgcttgtgttaaataaaaatacttaaagtatattcggtgactctgaatcacatgttatcctgataccagatttgattgacgcaaccctttacatactgtagctagctacctgacaggaGTGCTAGCTAGATACGTTAGCTTACTAGGTACATTAATAGCTTTAGATTGGTTGTTTTTAAGCTCAACTTCAAGATTTCCTCCAAGGATGTTGCCTCTCCGATCATCACTCTCCCTCACTTGGGCAAGGGACATTTAAGGTACACTCGGATGTGACTATGTAAAACGTAATTCAGGGTTTAGGGCCGAGGGCTgtctactttgagtttgaaacgcagccaaGGTGTCTTTGCTGCAAGTTTTGATCAAAACGGTAGGATAATGATTGTAGTCAATAACTTAAGTTTGCAAGTTAAGCATGTAACAAGAACACGTGTTGTAGGCTGACATTTGAATTAGGTAAATAGGATTTACATGGGGGAAAGGTGGCAAAGCTCTTGGGAAAAGCGCAGGTCTCGCtctaaaaaatacttgttgtactcCTCCATCTTCGCCTTCATCAGAATGAGATCAAACAGAgaaatggaaaatatatttacattggcTACAATAACAATGACATTGGTATCAAccaactgtgtgagtgtgttacaGTTCGACATGTCAATTCATTGGTGAACAGTGCCATGGTGCTGCTGAAATGGTTTGAGACCCTTTGAGATTGGCAGTAGCCTATTTCAGTAAAGAATATGTCTTTATCTGCCTAACCTCGTCCCCCAGGTTCTTGCGCGAGAGACAATTATATACAATTATATTCATAGAACTCACTCTCTGCTCAGATCAAAGCAAGTGGGACACATTGTGATGCTTCATAGTTGCCATTGTAGCATTGTTGCGTCATGCTTAGTACACTGTGGAAAGCAGATAAATTGTGAATTCTGATTTCAAWTCTCACTGGGCACGCTAATATTGGGATGACTTTTCAGTCTCTCTGGTGGATTATTACCTGAATGAATTATGTTCTTTCAATTTCAACATCATTGGACAGTTTGAGCCTGTGATCTTCACCATTGGCACAGGTAAGAGTGAAGGTGGGTATGATTGTTATGTTGTTGCTTCTCCCATTTCTCTGGAGGAGTTTTACCAATGTGTTTTGGATTCCACCACAGTGATTACAAACATCAAATCATGTAAAGTAGTCTACAtaacaacaacttgattggaaggCCTGTTATAATCCCCCCCAAAAgggttaaaacctctacaggatcggtgtgtcccccccgcgggacggttgagctaacgtaggctaatgtgattagcatgagattgtaagtaacaagaacatttcccaggacatagacatatctgatatgggcagaaagcttaaattcctgttaatctaactgcactgtccaatttacagtagctattacagtgaaataataccatgctattgtttgaggagagtgcacaattatgaacttgaaaatgtattaataaaccaattaggcacatttgggcagtcttgatacaacattttgaacagaaatgcaatgggtcAAATGATGTCAGACAGAAATCAGCTTTGATTGAATAGGCCCCACTGTAATTTTATCAGCCACCGCAGATACATAATACACTTACTGTGTACTGTTTAACTGTTGACTCGTTTTGACCACTAGAGGGCACATGAAACCCCAAATATGATTTTTCCTGAAATTGAAAAAGAGCAATGAGAGATGTTGAGCTAGAGAGATTATGGGGGATATtggatgacatactgtacatgtcctcTGATGTCATTGTGTAACCCTGTTGTCTCTCACTGCTTATCCGAATGTATTATAAACCAGTGAGTGCCTGGATGTAAGCAAACTCCTCCACTCTTGTAAACTCCCTCTAACGTATGACCCtacacacacgtatgcatgcacgcacgcatacacaaatGCCAAACTTCCACACACATGCTCGctcccacacacatgcacaggcgcacgcacatacacacatcattTTAAAGTCTCAAGAGAGTGTGGGGGTTTAAACAGACATGGCAATTATTCCAGCGGACTGGGATTTAAAGTGAATGAGAGGATGCTGTGTTGGCATGATAATATGGATACGGTTACAGATCCGTCTTGTTTCAATAAATGTATTGATGATTATTGAATGGTAATAGATACAATACGTAGCAGTATGTCGAGTTTACCTGTATTCGCGCGGGGACATTGTGAGGCGGGAGCACTGGGACGAAGAAGTAAGCTTGTACAACAGCATTCGGGCTCAAATATAGTCCGTTGCGGCACTGAGTAAGAGAGTGGAGAGGTCATGCGTCTCGTGCTTTTTTTGTGAAGGATCAGAGGTCAATGCCACATTTTGAGCTTCTATAGGACTTTTCACAATGCAATAACCAGGTATTTATATGTAACTATCAGTGGCCGTGTGGTTACCTACCACCCTGGAAGATTGGAGGTTCGATCCCTGGTCGAGTCATATCAAAGACTCTAAAAATGGGACCTGCTTGGCAATCAACATTAAGGAGATgtattgggggtaaggccctgatACAGACTAACATCCTTTCCAGGAGTTGTACTTGTACATTAAAACTGCCTCACACAGCAAACAGTAGGCTACTGCCCAATGGGCTATTCTTGCACGGACAAAGCTTACTTGTAGGAGGGGCGCYTCATGTCGTGCCAGGCTTTTTTCGCTATGCTCGACTTCAGCGGgttgatcttcctgtctggttttgcgCCCCCTCTGGTTCGTGTGgtggagatcttcatgggctatactcagccttgtaatcgggtagtaagttggtggtctgttgatatccctctagtggtgtgggggctgtgattTGACCAAGGGGMMGGGMTWWWWRCRMSCRMGgatggccctgtccaggggtatcgtagGATGTGGCCACAGTGTCCTCTGACcccgtctcagtctccagtatctatgctgcaataYTCTATGTGCcggtgggctagggtcagtctgtcctatctggggNNNNNNNNNNNNNNNNNNNNNNNNNNNNNNNNNNNNNNNNNNNNNNNNNNNNNNNNNNNNNNNNNNNNNNNNNNNNNNNNNNNNNNNNNNNNNNNNNNNNNNNNNNNNNNNNNNNNNNNNNNNNNNNNNNNNNNatcgtctctctccctctctctctcttactctctctacttctctctctctctctcctctccatcatttcctcttctctttttctatGCTTGGTTtgccctcccagaggacctgagccctagggacCATGCCTACCTGGCTGATGACTCCTGCGTCCCCATGTGCCACCTGGGTTGTGTTGCTGattccagttttcaactgttctgcctggggcTATGgatccctgacctgttcaccacacgtgctaccttgtcccggacctgcttttatactctctctctctcctctctcctctcttctgcgcaggaggttaggaagtgcagctcagattCCACTTGCCTACGGCAACctttttctcaatagcaaggctatgctatTCTCTTTCTGCCCTCTCCTCTACTGCAACTGCTGTCTAGATCTTCTGAATGcttgactatgaaaagccaactgacatttactcctgaggtgctgacctgttcaccctctacaaccactctgATTATTAACGTGACCCtgatggtcatctatgaacgtttgaacattttGATGAACGATCTGGCATTAATGgacatgtactcttataatctctacccgcacagccagaagaggactggcaccacTCAGAGCCTGGTCCTTTATAGGTTTTCTTCTTAGGTTctgccttttctagggagtttttcttagccaccgtgcttctacatctgcattgcttgctgtttggggttttaggctgggtttctgtataagcactttgtgacatctgctgatgtaaaagcgctttatatataaatacaaaatgtgaaTTTGTCCAAAGCTTACTTARATATCTGAAGGCCTTTGTGTTTTACTAAGTCTGGTTACTGAGGCTGCTGGTCTTTCTTGAACTATTCCACTGATTTTAAAAGATATAGCCTACACATGCCAGGTATGTGTTCCCTAGAAATTCAGGTGCACGGTATCTTTTCATAAGAAAAACCACTTGGAGCGGAAAAAGCAACGAGGGAAAAGTCTAATTCCTAAATGTTTAATAATGACAAAGGATTCAATTATAATTTCAGTTTGAGTAGATGCAACAAAATAACTGATTATTCTATGGTAATAACTGTATAAGGAAGCGCTACGACCAATTAAGCCCTACTTCCACATGTCCTCAACATGGAATCCCCTGTCTGTGACATCAGCATGCCTGAGAGGGTCAGGGCAGCCCAATGACATCAGTGATACCTTGGTGACACATTGAGACAAAAGCCTTGTTTACACCTTGCGCTAACATGTGAGTTTCTCGATCTGATAAATATGATTCAATCACTATCTGATCAAGGTTTGTCACGTCTACACATTGCAttttaaaatgtgtctcttatccgTCTAGTGTGTCCACATTGTAACCAGATTAGCTGATGCTTCCGTGTATTCAAATCATTTGAtagatattctttcaaaataatatggacttatttatttttaagaGAATTACtgatgccataagtcaatggtgctacctgtcaatga
The genomic region above belongs to Salvelinus sp. IW2-2015 linkage group LG4p, ASM291031v2, whole genome shotgun sequence and contains:
- the cbln18 gene encoding cerebellin 18 produces the protein MKFVAVSALCLWGVLCLCASVKAMGTLELMRDAAVSWTGALPCGTWDCECAFNSQRGCCCVANEMSMLEDHTFMRMVDMWEQLTRLDNDIKEVTGNNKIAFTAAMRSRSDCFGPFTSNVPIRYYAISLNQGNGYNDALGTFTSPRAGLYSFSFTAYSNVGVDGERLYHKVQLIKNNEVVASVWEDNREDTEDSATHSVLVSLRQGDQVYVELLSGRSLCGNTKEYNRFSGYLVYPFTQE